In Halobaculum magnesiiphilum, the following proteins share a genomic window:
- a CDS encoding cation:proton antiporter, whose protein sequence is MSAGAGQLIAIVAVIIAVGVAAQVLSDRFQLPSIIFLIASGIALGPEGLGIVTQETFGLTGLSTIVGLSVAIIVFEGAFHLKIDELRQAPAASLRLVTVGAAIAFVATTAVVRVAIGVEWLVAALIGALLVATGPTVIAPILGVVPVRDKVATALDTEGIVNDVTAAILAVVIFEAIVSDTTDPVELIALFAERLGVGVVVGVAVAGIVYYALRYIDLSPGNAPQNARLLVLAGALVAYGEANFVRTEAGIAAVAVAGILLGNADIPYEEQITDFKGDITLLVLSFVFISLAALLEFDNLIRLGLGGLVVVAAVMFLIRPALVMLSTIGDSFQYNERVFMSLVGPRGIIPASVATLFAVELANAGMEPAANALVGTVFLVIMATVVLEGGFARQIAEKLDVIPMRVLIIGGGKVGRTLADRLDDRGENVVIIENDEEVVQTARNEGHTVHIGDGTDTDVLRSAGAENARVVVAATGDDDANLLVAQLAESKFAPETILARANNPNNVDAFEELGVRTVSSVFATAQALDNYIERPALANWMGEIGRSGDVQEIEITSEDTNGKTVAELGSELPGNSLIALVARDGETHVPDPEFALRRGDRVTVIGDREDVRTAMRRLHPE, encoded by the coding sequence ATGTCGGCCGGCGCCGGACAACTGATCGCGATCGTCGCAGTCATCATCGCCGTCGGCGTCGCCGCACAGGTCCTCTCCGACCGGTTTCAGCTCCCGAGCATTATCTTCCTCATCGCCTCTGGGATCGCCCTCGGACCCGAGGGGTTGGGGATCGTCACCCAGGAGACGTTCGGGCTGACGGGGCTGTCGACCATCGTCGGGCTCTCGGTCGCGATCATCGTGTTCGAGGGGGCGTTCCACCTCAAGATCGACGAGCTCCGGCAGGCGCCCGCGGCGTCGCTGCGGCTCGTCACGGTCGGCGCCGCCATCGCGTTCGTCGCGACGACCGCGGTCGTGCGGGTCGCGATCGGCGTCGAGTGGCTCGTCGCCGCGCTCATCGGGGCGCTGCTCGTGGCGACGGGGCCGACGGTGATCGCGCCCATTCTGGGGGTGGTTCCCGTTCGCGACAAGGTCGCCACCGCGCTCGACACCGAGGGGATCGTCAACGACGTGACGGCGGCGATCCTCGCGGTCGTCATCTTCGAGGCGATCGTCTCCGACACGACCGACCCCGTCGAGCTGATCGCGCTGTTCGCCGAACGCCTCGGCGTCGGGGTCGTCGTCGGCGTCGCCGTGGCCGGGATCGTCTACTACGCGCTCCGGTACATCGACCTCTCGCCGGGCAACGCCCCGCAGAACGCGCGCCTGCTCGTGCTCGCCGGCGCGCTGGTCGCGTACGGCGAGGCGAACTTCGTGCGAACGGAGGCGGGGATCGCGGCGGTTGCGGTCGCCGGCATCCTGCTCGGGAACGCCGACATCCCCTACGAGGAACAGATCACGGACTTCAAGGGCGACATCACGCTGCTGGTCCTCTCGTTCGTGTTCATCTCGCTGGCGGCGCTGTTGGAGTTCGACAACCTGATCCGGCTCGGCCTCGGCGGGCTCGTCGTCGTCGCCGCGGTGATGTTCCTCATCCGGCCGGCACTGGTCATGCTGTCGACGATCGGGGACAGCTTCCAGTACAACGAGCGCGTGTTCATGTCGCTGGTCGGTCCCCGCGGCATCATTCCGGCGTCGGTCGCCACCCTGTTCGCCGTCGAGCTTGCGAACGCGGGCATGGAGCCGGCGGCGAACGCGCTCGTGGGCACCGTCTTCCTCGTCATCATGGCGACGGTGGTGCTGGAGGGCGGGTTCGCCAGACAGATCGCGGAGAAGCTCGACGTCATACCCATGCGTGTACTCATCATCGGGGGCGGGAAGGTGGGCCGGACGCTCGCCGACCGCCTCGACGACCGCGGCGAGAACGTGGTCATCATCGAGAACGACGAGGAGGTCGTACAGACCGCCAGAAACGAGGGGCACACGGTCCATATCGGCGACGGCACCGACACGGACGTGCTCCGGTCGGCCGGCGCCGAGAACGCCCGGGTCGTCGTCGCCGCCACGGGGGACGACGACGCGAACCTGCTCGTGGCCCAGTTGGCCGAGTCGAAGTTCGCCCCCGAGACGATCCTCGCCCGGGCGAACAACCCGAACAACGTCGACGCGTTCGAGGAGCTGGGCGTTCGCACCGTCTCCTCGGTGTTCGCGACCGCACAGGCGCTCGACAACTACATCGAACGCCCCGCGCTCGCCAACTGGATGGGCGAGATCGGCCGCTCGGGCGACGTGCAGGAGATCGAGATCACCTCGGAGGACACGAACGGCAAGACGGTCGCCGAGCTCGGATCCGAGCTCCCCGGCAACAGCCTGATCGCGCTCGTCGCCCGCGACGGCGAGACGCACGTCCCGGACCCGGAGTTCGCCCTGCGGAGGGGGGACCGCGTCACCGTCATCGGCGACCGCGAGGACGTACGGACCGCGATGCGGCGGCTCCACCCCGAGTAG
- a CDS encoding AMP-dependent synthetase/ligase, producing MDWRQAEREYDPGVTRDSLAATFDASAREHADRVAQRYKGGVYDRSLVRSGVVDAAPDGEFADLTYAEMRDLVRRLSAGFRELGVAPGDRVGIFSNTRMEWAHSDFALLGAGAVVTTVYKSSSPEQVRHLLDDPGASGVVVENRDLLDRVVAVEDDLDLEFVVLIDGETHERDDVYTLGEVHDLGAAVDPGDGWVIDRDLDDLASLIYTSGTTGTPKGVELTHRNFLANVDQCMRRFGPRPDKPADLPVVDEESVTLSFLPLAHVFERLAGNFMMFAAGATVAYAESPDTLREDFGLVRPSTATSVPRVYEKLYAAIREQASESRVKERIFNWATGIGREYHRAADPGPLLRARYALADRLVFSNVKEALGSNVEFFISGGGSLSADLCELYHGMGVPILEGYGLTETAPVVAVNPPEEPKVGTIGPPVHGVEVRVDDAVEGAGGDGAVDGDADGGEVGELLVRGPNVFRGYHRLPDRTEEAFVEIDGERWFRTGDVVEIRADDYVAFRERAKQLMKLSTGKYVPPGAIEDAFAASEYVEQAMVIGDARKFVSALVVPNLPAVREWGDAQGYDLPEDDDALCRDDRVRGLIQEEVDRVNEDFESHETIKQFRVVAEEFSEENDLLTPTMKKKRRNILDRYADDIGSMYAES from the coding sequence ATGGATTGGCGCCAGGCGGAACGCGAGTACGACCCGGGGGTCACCCGGGACTCGCTGGCGGCGACGTTCGATGCGAGCGCCCGCGAGCACGCCGATCGGGTGGCACAGCGGTACAAGGGCGGGGTGTACGACAGGTCGCTCGTCCGGTCGGGCGTCGTCGACGCGGCGCCGGACGGCGAGTTCGCGGACCTCACGTACGCCGAGATGCGCGACCTCGTGCGTCGGCTCTCGGCCGGCTTCCGCGAACTCGGTGTCGCCCCCGGCGACCGCGTCGGGATCTTCTCGAACACGCGCATGGAGTGGGCCCACAGCGACTTCGCCCTGCTCGGGGCGGGCGCGGTCGTCACGACGGTGTACAAGTCGTCGTCGCCCGAGCAGGTCCGTCACCTCCTCGACGATCCCGGCGCCTCCGGCGTCGTCGTCGAGAACCGCGACCTGCTCGACCGCGTGGTCGCCGTCGAGGACGACCTCGACCTCGAGTTCGTCGTCCTGATCGACGGCGAGACCCACGAGCGCGATGACGTGTACACGCTCGGGGAGGTCCACGACCTCGGCGCCGCGGTCGACCCCGGCGACGGCTGGGTGATCGACCGCGACCTCGACGACCTCGCGAGCCTCATCTACACCTCCGGCACCACCGGCACCCCGAAGGGGGTCGAACTCACCCACCGCAACTTCCTCGCCAACGTCGACCAGTGCATGCGCCGGTTCGGCCCCCGGCCGGACAAGCCGGCGGACCTCCCGGTCGTCGACGAGGAGAGCGTCACGCTGTCGTTCCTCCCGCTCGCGCACGTGTTCGAGCGCCTCGCGGGCAACTTCATGATGTTCGCCGCGGGCGCCACCGTCGCGTACGCCGAGTCGCCGGACACGCTCCGGGAGGACTTCGGGCTCGTCCGTCCCTCGACGGCGACGAGCGTCCCCCGCGTCTACGAGAAGCTGTACGCGGCGATCCGCGAGCAGGCGTCGGAATCGAGGGTGAAGGAGCGGATCTTCAACTGGGCGACCGGCATCGGGCGCGAGTACCACCGCGCCGCCGACCCCGGCCCTCTCCTCCGGGCGCGCTACGCGCTCGCGGACCGGCTCGTCTTCTCGAACGTGAAGGAGGCGTTGGGCAGCAACGTCGAGTTCTTCATCTCGGGCGGCGGGTCGCTGTCGGCGGACCTCTGTGAGCTGTATCACGGGATGGGCGTCCCAATCCTGGAGGGGTACGGGCTCACGGAGACGGCGCCGGTCGTCGCCGTGAACCCGCCCGAGGAGCCGAAGGTCGGCACGATCGGGCCGCCCGTCCACGGCGTCGAGGTCCGCGTCGACGACGCCGTCGAGGGCGCCGGCGGCGACGGCGCGGTCGACGGTGACGCCGACGGCGGCGAGGTGGGCGAGCTGCTCGTCCGCGGGCCTAACGTGTTCCGTGGGTACCACCGCCTCCCCGATCGGACCGAGGAGGCGTTCGTCGAGATCGACGGCGAGCGCTGGTTCCGCACCGGCGACGTGGTCGAGATCCGCGCGGACGACTACGTCGCGTTCCGCGAGCGCGCCAAGCAGCTGATGAAGCTGTCGACGGGCAAGTACGTCCCGCCGGGCGCCATCGAGGACGCCTTCGCCGCGAGCGAGTACGTCGAGCAGGCCATGGTGATCGGCGACGCGCGGAAGTTCGTCTCCGCGCTCGTCGTCCCGAACCTCCCGGCGGTGCGAGAGTGGGGCGACGCGCAGGGGTACGACCTCCCGGAGGACGACGACGCGCTGTGTCGCGACGACCGCGTTCGTGGGCTGATCCAGGAGGAGGTCGACCGGGTCAACGAGGACTTCGAGTCCCACGAGACGATCAAGCAGTTCCGGGTCGTCGCCGAGGAGTTCTCCGAGGAGAACGACCTGCTCACCCCCACGATGAAGAAGAAGCGGCGCAACATCCTCGACCGGTACGCGGACGATATCGGGAGCATGTACGCGGAGTCGTAG
- a CDS encoding MBL fold metallo-hydrolase, which yields MEPGEYAPVPGCTDLYYLDTDMYATANYGSVYLLDAERPAVIDTGLGSNREYLFDALDDLGITPEFILPTHVHLDHAGGAGFLAERYPDATVLIHESGVEHLVDPSRLVAGTKAAVGDQWQFYVEPEPIPEERVEPLSGGETLDLGDRDLDVHHAPGHAPHQVIFHDRGDDVVFTADAAGIYVPQLDTIEQTSPPSQFDLHGCQDDADMIRDLDPRYLCFGHFGPREFDDGMLAGYKRTLAEWVEAVRQRREELGDDEAVLDHFAEHAPQELIDVWGERKAREEQRMNTRGVLGYLDYMEKQGETI from the coding sequence ATCGAGCCCGGCGAGTACGCCCCCGTTCCCGGCTGTACGGACCTGTACTACCTCGACACGGACATGTACGCCACCGCCAACTACGGCTCGGTGTACCTCCTCGACGCCGAGCGCCCCGCGGTGATCGACACCGGACTCGGCTCCAACCGCGAGTACCTCTTCGACGCGCTCGACGACCTCGGGATCACGCCCGAGTTCATTCTCCCCACGCACGTCCACCTCGATCACGCCGGCGGCGCCGGCTTCCTCGCAGAGCGCTACCCGGACGCGACGGTGCTGATCCACGAGTCGGGGGTCGAGCACCTCGTCGACCCGAGCCGACTCGTCGCGGGGACGAAGGCCGCCGTTGGCGACCAGTGGCAGTTCTACGTCGAACCCGAGCCGATCCCCGAGGAGCGGGTGGAGCCGCTCTCGGGCGGAGAGACGCTCGACCTGGGCGATCGCGACCTCGACGTGCACCACGCGCCGGGGCACGCCCCCCATCAGGTGATCTTCCACGACCGCGGCGACGACGTGGTGTTCACCGCCGACGCCGCCGGCATCTACGTCCCGCAACTGGACACCATCGAGCAGACCTCGCCCCCCTCGCAGTTCGACCTCCACGGCTGTCAGGACGACGCCGACATGATCCGCGACCTCGACCCCCGGTACCTCTGCTTCGGCCACTTCGGTCCCCGCGAGTTCGACGACGGGATGCTCGCCGGCTACAAGCGCACGCTCGCCGAGTGGGTCGAGGCGGTGCGCCAGCGGCGCGAGGAGTTGGGCGACGACGAGGCCGTGCTCGACCACTTCGCCGAGCACGCGCCCCAGGAGCTCATCGACGTGTGGGGCGAACGGAAAGCGCGGGAGGAACAGCGCATGAACACCCGCGGCGTGCTCGGCTACCTCGACTACATGGAGAAGCAGGGCGAGACGATCTGA
- a CDS encoding TIGR00296 family protein, with protein MSEAKTAQLTYEDGARAVELARESVEAYVLQGQREQPGSMRDAFYARTGAFVRLQSTRGRGRMRGCAGSYRGKDQLGHAIVEAAIKAASDDTGGSELEPKELDSVLVSTYVVSEVTLTNDPVADLELGRHGVAIDHNGHHGWLYPTIPVENDWSKERYLSRVCRKAGLSPMAWQDDDTMVTLIDGQVFRERRDGGSVEQL; from the coding sequence ATGTCCGAAGCGAAGACCGCGCAGCTCACCTACGAGGACGGTGCACGCGCGGTCGAGCTCGCCCGGGAGTCGGTCGAGGCGTACGTACTTCAGGGCCAGCGCGAACAGCCGGGTAGCATGCGCGACGCCTTCTACGCGCGAACCGGGGCGTTCGTCCGACTCCAGTCGACGCGGGGCAGAGGGCGGATGCGCGGCTGTGCGGGGTCGTATCGGGGGAAAGACCAGCTCGGCCACGCCATCGTCGAGGCGGCGATCAAGGCGGCCTCCGACGACACCGGCGGCTCCGAACTCGAACCGAAGGAACTGGACTCCGTTCTCGTCTCGACGTACGTCGTCTCCGAGGTCACGCTCACCAACGACCCGGTGGCCGACCTCGAACTCGGCCGCCACGGCGTCGCCATCGACCACAACGGCCACCACGGCTGGCTCTACCCGACGATCCCGGTCGAGAACGACTGGAGCAAGGAGCGGTACCTCTCGCGCGTCTGCCGCAAGGCGGGCCTCTCGCCGATGGCCTGGCAGGACGACGACACCATGGTGACGCTCATCGACGGCCAGGTGTTCCGCGAGCGCCGCGACGGCGGCAGCGTCGAGCAACTGTAG